The Lysinibacillus pakistanensis genome includes a window with the following:
- a CDS encoding stage II sporulation protein R — protein sequence MLNEYKIIRLPKQNILLAFARLVLIAIALQLCILYIPTLVGLAKENTNQQQEQDFRIRVIANSNTAQDQLEKELLVKDLKPYFMQVSAATIVDNEQIQLLKREIEAQINENYPQLDTQVQLGDHLFPPKRQNAVLYPQSMYHSIVVKIGNARGDNWWCSIFPSICEPDKDGEPEEEKDEVTFFIWEWIKGFFE from the coding sequence ATGTTAAATGAATACAAGATTATAAGATTACCAAAACAGAATATCTTACTAGCTTTTGCTAGACTAGTATTAATAGCTATTGCTTTACAACTATGTATTTTATATATTCCTACATTAGTAGGATTGGCTAAGGAAAATACGAATCAACAGCAAGAACAAGATTTTCGTATAAGAGTAATTGCGAATAGTAACACGGCACAGGATCAGCTTGAAAAGGAGCTTCTTGTTAAAGATTTAAAGCCATATTTTATGCAAGTATCTGCTGCTACAATTGTGGATAATGAGCAAATACAGTTATTAAAGCGGGAAATTGAAGCACAAATAAATGAAAATTATCCACAGCTTGATACACAGGTTCAGCTTGGGGATCATTTATTTCCACCTAAGAGACAGAATGCTGTTCTTTATCCACAAAGCATGTATCATTCAATTGTTGTAAAGATTGGTAATGCGCGTGGTGATAACTGGTGGTGTAGCATATTCCCATCAATTTGTGAACCAGACAAAGACGGAGAGCCAGAAGAAGAAAAGGACGAGGTTACATTTTTTATTTGGGAATGGATAAAAGGTTTTTTTGAATGA
- a CDS encoding L-threonylcarbamoyladenylate synthase, translating to METVYKVVDSNVNNQLNYAQAVDILNAGEVVAFPTETVYGLGAVATNDEAVKKIFEAKGRPSDNPLIVHIGTKEEVGLYIKHIPEVAKTCMELFWPGPLTLVMQVKPNILARSVTAGLDTVGIRMPDHPVALSLLQQLKKPLAAPSANRSGKPSPTEAIHVQDDLGGYIPYILDGGSTGIGLESTVLDVTHEPPVILRPGGITKEMLELEIGPVIQPTKNEQNLVSTPKAPGMKYTHYAPNAPVLLIDCDVEKVKKAVQQLQAQGQKVALLAPDNFRDIKADFYFSIGVAHRKEEMGATLYHALRACDKTLATIILATTTSSEGMGAAIMNRLEKAAGGKWYTP from the coding sequence ATGGAAACCGTTTACAAAGTTGTGGACAGTAATGTGAATAATCAGTTAAATTATGCGCAGGCTGTGGATATCTTAAATGCAGGAGAGGTGGTAGCTTTTCCAACAGAAACGGTTTATGGCTTGGGTGCAGTTGCAACAAATGACGAGGCAGTTAAAAAAATATTTGAAGCAAAAGGTCGCCCATCAGATAATCCATTAATCGTCCACATCGGTACGAAAGAGGAAGTTGGGCTTTATATTAAACATATTCCGGAAGTAGCCAAAACATGTATGGAGCTATTCTGGCCTGGTCCACTGACACTTGTTATGCAAGTAAAGCCAAATATTTTGGCAAGAAGTGTGACAGCTGGGCTTGATACAGTGGGCATTCGTATGCCAGATCATCCAGTTGCACTCTCGTTACTTCAACAATTAAAAAAACCACTCGCTGCACCTAGCGCTAATCGTAGTGGAAAGCCAAGTCCTACGGAAGCAATACATGTTCAGGATGATTTGGGTGGGTACATACCTTATATATTAGATGGTGGTTCTACAGGAATTGGACTAGAATCCACAGTGTTGGATGTTACACATGAGCCACCAGTTATTTTACGTCCAGGTGGAATTACAAAGGAAATGCTAGAGCTTGAGATTGGACCTGTTATTCAGCCAACCAAAAATGAGCAAAACTTAGTATCTACACCAAAAGCGCCTGGTATGAAATATACACACTATGCTCCAAATGCCCCTGTGTTATTAATAGACTGTGATGTGGAGAAAGTTAAGAAGGCTGTACAACAATTACAAGCACAAGGGCAAAAGGTTGCACTACTTGCTCCTGATAATTTTAGGGACATAAAGGCAGATTTTTATTTCTCAATTGGAGTGGCACATCGGAAAGAAGAGATGGGTGCTACATTATACCATGCATTAAGAGCATGCGATAAAACATTGGCTACCATTATATTAGCAACTACTACTTCATCTGAAGGAATGGGTGCCGCAATTATGAATCGATTAGAAAAGGCTGCTGGTGGGAAATGGTATACACCGTAA
- a CDS encoding manganese efflux pump MntP gives MQVILAGILTSIDVIGLYVLIPNVRYKFFLSVWTAALHMLFPLLGFELGSYLAHFLLEWGQWISSILLFGIGMHLLLFSQKNEKVTISPVLLAVTASLDTFSVSVSFGMLNLEETIFIVSAGASALICSYGSLVIANKSQLLLGSKIQMIAGIIFIIMSILAIQQ, from the coding sequence TTGCAGGTCATACTTGCAGGTATCTTAACGTCTATTGATGTAATAGGTCTATATGTCTTAATTCCAAATGTCCGATACAAATTCTTTTTATCAGTGTGGACGGCTGCTTTGCATATGCTTTTCCCGTTACTAGGCTTTGAATTAGGAAGCTATTTAGCTCATTTCCTGTTAGAATGGGGACAATGGATTTCAAGTATTTTATTATTCGGGATTGGAATGCATTTACTCCTGTTCTCACAAAAGAATGAAAAAGTAACAATTTCACCGGTACTTTTAGCTGTGACTGCAAGCCTAGATACCTTTTCAGTAAGTGTCTCTTTTGGTATGCTAAACTTAGAAGAAACAATATTTATTGTCAGTGCAGGTGCAAGTGCCCTTATTTGCTCTTATGGGTCTTTGGTCATTGCTAATAAAAGTCAGTTGTTATTAGGTAGTAAAATTCAAATGATTGCAGGTATTATTTTTATCATAATGAGTATTTTAGCTATTCAACAATAG
- a CDS encoding low molecular weight protein arginine phosphatase, whose translation MKILFVCTGNTCRSPMAEAILKHQQLANVEVQSAGIFAMPYAEMSAHAQQVVNEANMRHQHSATQLSITEIEWADLILTMTTAHKDTIIAQYPNTEHKVFTFKEYIIEGSVENVVDPYGGSKEIYEATFAELKELVERLVKKLEKN comes from the coding sequence GTGAAAATACTATTTGTTTGTACTGGGAATACTTGTCGCAGTCCAATGGCAGAGGCTATTTTAAAACATCAACAGCTGGCTAATGTTGAAGTTCAATCAGCGGGTATTTTTGCAATGCCTTATGCTGAAATGTCCGCACATGCGCAACAAGTAGTAAATGAAGCGAATATGAGACATCAACATTCAGCTACACAACTATCTATTACTGAAATAGAATGGGCAGATTTAATTTTAACAATGACAACAGCTCATAAAGATACAATCATTGCTCAATACCCAAATACAGAACACAAGGTTTTTACTTTTAAAGAATATATAATTGAAGGTAGTGTGGAAAATGTTGTAGATCCTTATGGTGGTAGTAAAGAAATATATGAAGCAACATTTGCAGAATTAAAAGAATTGGTAGAACGATTAGTAAAAAAACTTGAAAAGAATTGA
- a CDS encoding methyl-accepting chemotaxis protein, whose translation MKKQFGLRLKLALFVGILALITYSISFIFIEFLQPTFFPEINRKLFEIVTYLLGIVWSGILAWGFCGVLIKPLQQLELSASRVAEGKIGQDVDLPKTNDEIRSVAEAFQQMVLNLRQMVESIDHNFQQTNQSIIQLSDEAAIATKKAEGIASTVKHISTGAEASAIAVQDTAEAIEDVRGLATEVNSRAEASATQTKEILHNLTNTTMAIETLVNSIQQIATGNNEALESIRALEDNAEQVERIISLVGDIAAQTNLLALNASIEAARAGEHGKGFAVVAEEVRGLADESAKAVQGITTLIQSMQQNVEIVVRQMNQQVAFATKEAARVSETTTAVEGMSSSVHEMATAIVEISSLIEQQMHNIETTARQSQEVAAIAQETSAGAEEVRGAAEEQAYAMEQVEQLAQGLKKQSEELHKMIQQFDRQA comes from the coding sequence ATGAAAAAACAGTTTGGCTTACGACTTAAACTAGCATTATTTGTCGGTATTCTTGCACTAATCACCTACAGCATTAGCTTTATATTTATCGAATTTTTACAACCTACCTTCTTTCCAGAGATTAATCGTAAACTGTTTGAAATAGTTACCTATCTATTAGGTATAGTGTGGTCAGGCATTTTAGCTTGGGGATTCTGCGGAGTCTTAATCAAACCACTACAGCAGCTAGAATTATCAGCATCACGTGTTGCAGAAGGAAAGATAGGACAAGATGTAGATTTGCCGAAAACAAATGATGAGATTCGTTCTGTTGCAGAGGCATTCCAGCAAATGGTATTAAACTTGCGACAAATGGTTGAAAGTATAGACCATAATTTCCAACAAACAAATCAATCGATTATTCAATTATCGGATGAGGCAGCTATTGCTACGAAAAAAGCAGAGGGTATTGCTTCTACAGTCAAGCACATTTCTACGGGGGCAGAGGCCTCTGCTATAGCAGTACAAGATACAGCTGAAGCTATTGAAGATGTACGAGGGCTTGCCACAGAAGTAAATAGTAGAGCTGAAGCATCGGCAACGCAAACGAAAGAGATTTTACATAATCTCACGAACACGACAATGGCTATTGAAACATTAGTTAATAGTATTCAACAAATCGCTACTGGTAACAATGAAGCGTTAGAGAGCATTCGTGCACTAGAGGATAATGCTGAACAAGTGGAGCGCATCATTAGTTTAGTAGGAGATATTGCTGCACAGACAAATTTACTAGCATTAAATGCTTCCATTGAGGCAGCTCGTGCTGGGGAGCATGGTAAGGGCTTTGCTGTTGTTGCTGAAGAGGTTCGTGGTTTGGCTGATGAAAGCGCCAAAGCGGTACAAGGCATTACAACCTTAATACAATCCATGCAACAAAACGTGGAGATTGTTGTTAGACAAATGAATCAACAAGTAGCTTTTGCCACGAAGGAAGCAGCCCGTGTGTCAGAAACAACAACGGCTGTGGAGGGAATGTCTTCAAGTGTACATGAAATGGCGACAGCGATTGTAGAAATATCTTCATTGATAGAGCAACAAATGCACAATATTGAAACAACTGCTCGCCAATCTCAAGAAGTTGCTGCTATTGCACAAGAAACATCAGCTGGTGCCGAAGAGGTACGCGGGGCAGCAGAAGAACAAGCTTATGCTATGGAACAGGTAGAGCAATTAGCACAGGGATTAAAGAAGCAATCGGAAGAGCTGCATAAAATGATTCAACAATTTGATAGACAAGCATAA
- the rpiB gene encoding ribose 5-phosphate isomerase B has translation MRIAISSDHGGNNLRREIMQLLDELNISYEDFGPQSADSVDYPDYAKPVSEGVASGEFDKGILICGTGIGMSIAANKVKGIRCALVHDVFSAKATRCHNDSNVLSMGERVIGPGLAREIVQTWLGTEFEGGRHTRRIEKITELEQ, from the coding sequence GTGAGAATAGCAATTTCTTCTGATCACGGAGGCAATAACTTACGTCGTGAGATTATGCAGCTGTTAGATGAGCTAAATATTAGCTACGAAGATTTTGGTCCACAATCTGCGGATTCAGTAGACTATCCTGATTATGCAAAACCAGTTTCTGAAGGTGTTGCTAGCGGGGAATTTGATAAAGGTATTTTAATTTGTGGCACAGGTATTGGTATGTCCATTGCTGCAAATAAAGTGAAGGGAATCCGTTGTGCTTTAGTGCATGATGTATTTAGCGCAAAGGCAACTCGTTGTCATAATGACTCAAATGTTTTGTCTATGGGAGAACGCGTGATCGGACCTGGTCTTGCTCGTGAAATTGTCCAAACATGGCTTGGAACAGAATTTGAGGGTGGACGTCATACTCGTCGCATTGAAAAAATTACTGAACTTGAACAATAA
- a CDS encoding TIGR01440 family protein produces MVTQQIRTHLTQLLSEFEEQVTLRPNTIFVVGCSTSEVIGQKIGTAGALEIAEAIFEPLQAFAKKHQLYLAFQGCEHINRAITMEATIADRFGYEPVSVVPVRTAGGSMSAYAYTQFDNPVVVETVKASAGIDIGQTLIGMHLKAVAVPVRTSVRMVGEAVVTIATTRPKLIGGERAVYK; encoded by the coding sequence GTGGTTACACAACAAATACGGACACATTTGACTCAGTTGCTCAGTGAATTTGAAGAGCAGGTAACCTTACGACCAAATACTATTTTTGTCGTAGGCTGCTCGACATCTGAGGTGATTGGTCAGAAAATTGGCACAGCGGGTGCGCTTGAAATTGCTGAGGCGATATTCGAGCCTCTTCAAGCATTTGCAAAGAAACATCAGCTGTATCTTGCATTCCAAGGCTGTGAACATATAAATCGCGCTATTACAATGGAGGCAACAATTGCAGACCGTTTTGGCTATGAACCCGTATCTGTAGTTCCTGTTCGAACAGCAGGTGGCTCAATGTCTGCTTATGCCTATACACAATTTGACAATCCAGTTGTTGTTGAAACAGTGAAGGCTAGCGCAGGAATTGATATAGGCCAAACATTAATTGGCATGCATTTAAAGGCAGTAGCTGTCCCAGTTCGTACATCGGTTCGGATGGTAGGGGAAGCAGTTGTAACTATTGCTACAACACGTCCAAAGCTAATTGGTGGAGAACGTGCAGTATATAAATAA
- the glyA gene encoding serine hydroxymethyltransferase — protein MAYEKLAVQDKAVLEGILAEKKRQQANIELIASENFVSEAVMEAQGSVLTNKYAEGYPGKRYYGGCEHVDVVEDIARDRVKEIFGAEYANVQPHSGAQANMAVYHTILEPGDTVLGMNLSHGGHLTHGSPVNFSGILYNFVEYGVTKDTQVIDYEDVRQKALEHKPKLIVAGASAYPREIDFSKFREIANEVGAYFMVDMAHIAGLVAAGEHQSPVPYADFVTSTTHKTLRGPRGGLILASKEWEQKLNKSVFPGIQGGPLMHVIAAKAVAFGEALQPEFKEYAKQIKANAKVLGEVLVAEGVEIVSGGTDNHLLLLNVKSLGLTGKVAEHALDEVGITTNKNTIPYDTESPFVTSGIRIGTPAVTSRGFKEEDMKEVGAIIAAVLKNPEDEAVKAEAKARVKALTDKHPLYA, from the coding sequence ATGGCATACGAAAAATTAGCAGTACAAGACAAAGCAGTTTTAGAGGGGATCCTTGCAGAAAAAAAACGTCAACAAGCAAATATTGAGTTAATCGCATCAGAGAACTTTGTTTCTGAAGCTGTAATGGAAGCACAGGGCTCTGTTCTAACAAATAAATATGCTGAGGGTTATCCAGGTAAACGTTATTATGGTGGCTGTGAACATGTAGACGTGGTAGAGGATATTGCACGTGACCGTGTAAAAGAAATCTTTGGTGCGGAATATGCAAACGTGCAACCGCATTCTGGTGCACAAGCTAACATGGCAGTTTACCACACAATTTTAGAGCCAGGTGATACAGTTCTTGGTATGAACCTTTCTCATGGCGGTCACTTAACACATGGATCGCCAGTAAACTTCTCAGGCATTCTCTATAATTTCGTAGAATATGGTGTAACAAAAGATACTCAAGTAATTGATTATGAAGATGTACGTCAAAAAGCGTTAGAACATAAACCAAAATTGATTGTTGCAGGTGCATCAGCTTACCCACGTGAAATCGATTTTTCTAAGTTCCGTGAAATCGCAAACGAGGTAGGAGCATACTTTATGGTTGATATGGCACATATCGCTGGCCTAGTAGCTGCTGGAGAACATCAATCACCAGTGCCATATGCTGATTTTGTGACATCTACAACACATAAAACATTACGTGGTCCGCGTGGTGGTTTAATCCTTGCTTCGAAAGAATGGGAGCAAAAGCTAAACAAATCTGTATTCCCAGGTATTCAAGGCGGTCCTTTAATGCACGTTATCGCTGCAAAAGCAGTAGCATTCGGCGAAGCGTTACAGCCAGAGTTTAAAGAATATGCAAAACAAATTAAAGCAAATGCCAAAGTATTAGGTGAAGTATTAGTGGCTGAGGGCGTTGAAATTGTATCTGGTGGTACAGATAACCATCTATTGCTTCTTAATGTGAAGTCTCTTGGCTTAACAGGTAAAGTAGCAGAGCATGCACTAGATGAAGTAGGGATTACAACAAATAAAAATACAATCCCTTATGATACAGAATCTCCATTTGTTACTTCTGGTATCCGTATTGGTACACCTGCAGTTACATCACGTGGTTTCAAAGAGGAAGATATGAAAGAAGTCGGTGCAATTATTGCAGCAGTTCTAAAAAATCCAGAGGATGAAGCTGTGAAAGCAGAGGCAAAAGCTCGCGTTAAAGCTCTAACAGACAAACATCCTTTATACGCATAA
- a CDS encoding EAL domain-containing protein, translated as MITKSMDIQNEMLLNTIRKLGDNSKESYVIFDVKNNHKILECNDSFCALTNTTHTQILENDYFSLLLNEEQKATIEMIKQKIHSGVMVQAKLHHKCLDKPPFWAEIQALPFQNSKNETLYVLLLVKDVTYYHAEDFLLRLEKAMYEAIEKDNPFDKKMSIICSGLDEFFMPNIVSMVLVKAESNQFQVFTGKSKVKGMSERCESKNFYDQVIQERKSIFITNLDDIDIPLEHKNFANASKKTAGWFVPIRNQQQQSIGLFAIFLKPYPNDKEFFENMFSKIGSLVALAYSYAKTQKMIWDLAYMDITTGLPNRHSFLNKVEKDKERGQCGYIKILKPSEFHQIVELYGREAGDELLRQIAKRLNEEKDEYNEYIARFTSSSLILSSVTSHVTFQNYEKRIKEIIRQPFIIGGKQIYITLKTGIAFYNDDIKIADAIRFADNALSFAANKPGTHMEIFTQERNDVLEQQMTVLNHLSQALKNKEISVNLQPKVDLRTGEIQSIEALARWISPKLGFVSPAVFIPVAESAGKVREIDVQILEIVLSWLAERKKMGKNLVRVAVNISPDHFYYVHFVQDIVNLVRKFDIDPEYIILEVTENIGLVDFQSAFTIIQELKSYGFKTSVDDFGTGFSSLSYLQRLPFTELKIDRSFINAINDAATLAIVRSIIQLALNLGMTSVAEGIENEEQVEILRALGCTVGQGYFYYKPMPIEQLDKILDE; from the coding sequence ATGATTACTAAATCGATGGACATACAAAATGAAATGTTATTAAACACAATTCGTAAATTAGGGGATAATTCAAAAGAAAGCTACGTTATTTTTGACGTAAAAAATAATCATAAAATATTGGAATGTAATGATTCTTTTTGTGCGCTAACGAATACTACACATACACAAATTCTAGAAAATGATTATTTTTCATTGCTATTAAATGAGGAGCAGAAGGCGACTATTGAAATGATTAAGCAGAAAATACATAGTGGGGTCATGGTACAAGCAAAATTACATCATAAATGCTTGGACAAACCCCCTTTTTGGGCTGAAATACAAGCGCTGCCATTTCAAAATAGTAAAAATGAAACATTATATGTACTATTACTTGTAAAGGATGTCACTTATTACCACGCCGAAGATTTTTTATTGCGCCTTGAAAAAGCTATGTATGAAGCAATCGAAAAGGACAATCCATTTGATAAAAAGATGAGCATTATTTGTAGTGGCTTAGATGAATTTTTTATGCCGAACATTGTAAGTATGGTGCTAGTTAAAGCAGAGTCAAATCAATTTCAAGTTTTTACAGGGAAGAGTAAAGTAAAAGGGATGTCTGAACGCTGTGAAAGCAAAAATTTTTATGACCAAGTTATACAAGAGAGAAAATCTATTTTTATCACAAATTTGGATGATATTGATATTCCATTAGAACATAAAAACTTTGCCAATGCCTCTAAAAAGACAGCTGGATGGTTTGTACCGATACGAAATCAGCAACAGCAATCAATAGGGTTGTTTGCAATATTTTTAAAGCCTTATCCTAATGACAAAGAGTTTTTTGAAAACATGTTTAGTAAAATTGGTTCATTGGTGGCGCTAGCATATTCTTATGCAAAAACACAAAAAATGATATGGGATTTGGCCTATATGGATATTACCACTGGGCTACCTAATCGACACAGCTTCTTAAATAAGGTAGAGAAAGATAAAGAGCGGGGTCAATGTGGTTATATTAAAATCTTAAAACCTAGTGAATTTCATCAAATAGTTGAGCTATATGGTCGAGAAGCAGGAGACGAGCTTTTAAGACAAATTGCAAAACGACTAAATGAAGAGAAAGATGAGTATAATGAATATATTGCTAGATTCACAAGCTCTAGTTTGATTCTTTCAAGTGTGACATCCCATGTTACTTTTCAAAATTACGAGAAACGAATTAAAGAAATTATTCGTCAGCCTTTTATCATTGGTGGAAAACAAATTTATATTACATTGAAAACAGGGATTGCGTTTTATAATGATGATATAAAAATTGCTGATGCAATTCGCTTTGCAGACAATGCCTTATCCTTTGCGGCTAATAAACCAGGTACCCATATGGAAATTTTCACCCAGGAAAGAAATGATGTCCTTGAACAGCAAATGACGGTGTTGAATCATTTGTCACAGGCATTAAAAAACAAGGAGATTTCTGTTAACTTACAGCCAAAGGTTGATTTACGTACCGGGGAAATCCAAAGTATTGAAGCGCTTGCCCGCTGGATTTCTCCAAAGCTTGGTTTTGTGTCACCAGCAGTTTTTATTCCTGTTGCAGAAAGTGCGGGGAAAGTGCGAGAAATTGATGTTCAAATATTAGAGATTGTTCTTTCATGGTTAGCCGAACGCAAGAAAATGGGTAAAAATTTAGTAAGGGTTGCAGTAAATATTTCACCAGATCATTTTTATTATGTTCACTTTGTTCAAGATATTGTAAATTTAGTTCGGAAATTTGATATTGATCCAGAATATATCATATTAGAGGTCACTGAAAATATTGGCTTGGTCGATTTTCAATCAGCCTTCACCATCATTCAGGAATTGAAGAGCTACGGGTTTAAAACATCAGTAGATGATTTTGGAACAGGTTTTTCATCACTAAGCTATTTACAAAGGCTACCGTTTACAGAATTAAAAATTGATCGAAGTTTTATCAATGCTATTAATGATGCTGCTACGCTTGCAATTGTCCGTTCTATTATACAATTAGCATTAAATCTAGGAATGACTTCAGTGGCTGAAGGTATTGAAAACGAGGAGCAGGTTGAAATATTACGTGCACTTGGTTGTACTGTCGGACAAGGCTATTTTTATTACAAACCTATGCCCATTGAGCAATTAGATAAAATACTAGATGAATAA
- the upp gene encoding uracil phosphoribosyltransferase, giving the protein MSKVYVFDHPLIQHKLTYIRDKNTGTKEFRELVDEVATLMAFEITRDMPVEEIEIETPVTIAKTKVLSGKKLAIVPILRAGIGMVDGVLKLIPAAKVGHIGLYRDPETLKPVEYYAKLPADVEERDFIIVDPMLATGGSAVEAIHSLKKRGAKNIKFMCLIAAPEGVKAIQEEHSDVDIYIAALDEKLDDHGYIVPGLGDAGDRLFGTK; this is encoded by the coding sequence TTGAGCAAAGTATATGTATTTGATCATCCACTAATCCAACACAAGTTAACTTATATTCGTGATAAGAATACGGGAACAAAAGAATTTCGTGAGCTAGTTGATGAGGTCGCTACACTTATGGCATTTGAAATTACACGTGATATGCCAGTGGAAGAAATCGAAATTGAAACACCTGTCACTATAGCGAAAACAAAAGTTCTATCTGGAAAAAAACTTGCAATTGTCCCGATTTTACGTGCAGGAATTGGTATGGTAGATGGTGTATTAAAGCTAATTCCAGCGGCAAAAGTAGGTCATATTGGTCTTTATCGTGACCCAGAAACATTAAAGCCAGTTGAATATTACGCAAAGCTTCCAGCAGATGTAGAAGAACGTGATTTCATCATCGTAGACCCGATGCTTGCAACTGGTGGCTCAGCAGTGGAGGCTATACACTCATTGAAAAAACGTGGAGCGAAAAATATTAAATTTATGTGTTTAATCGCTGCTCCAGAGGGAGTAAAAGCAATTCAAGAAGAACATTCAGATGTGGATATTTATATTGCTGCTCTTGACGAAAAATTAGATGACCATGGCTATATTGTGCCAGGTCTAGGAGATGCAGGAGATCGCCTATTCGGTACGAAATAA
- the wecB gene encoding non-hydrolyzing UDP-N-acetylglucosamine 2-epimerase — protein sequence MTKKWKVMTIFGTRPEAIKMAPLVLELQKHPEQIESIVTVTAQHRQMLDQVLETFKIVPDYDLNIMKDRQTLIDVTTNALHGLDQVMKEAKPDIVLVHGDTTTTFVASLAAFYNQIAIGHVEAGLRTWNKYSPYPEEMNRQLTGVMADLHFAPTEVSKKNLLDENKKLETIFVTGNTAIDALATTVSEQYTHPVLEKIGKDRMILLTAHRRENLGEPMRHMFRAITRILSEHEDVQVVYPVHMNPAVREIANDILGDHKRVHLIEPLEVFDFHNFAANSYMILTDSGGIQEEAPSLGKPVLVLRDTTERPEGIAAGTLKLAGTEEETIYALAKELLEDTNAYETMAKASNPYGDGHASERIVKALLDFLYKSN from the coding sequence TTGACGAAAAAATGGAAAGTAATGACGATTTTTGGTACAAGACCAGAGGCAATTAAGATGGCTCCTCTTGTATTAGAATTACAAAAACATCCTGAGCAAATAGAATCGATTGTGACTGTAACTGCTCAACATCGCCAAATGCTAGATCAAGTCTTAGAAACATTTAAAATCGTACCTGACTACGACTTAAATATTATGAAGGATCGTCAAACCTTGATCGACGTAACAACGAATGCATTACATGGTTTGGATCAAGTCATGAAAGAGGCTAAGCCAGATATTGTTTTAGTACATGGCGATACAACAACTACTTTTGTTGCAAGTCTTGCAGCATTCTATAACCAAATTGCAATTGGTCATGTGGAGGCAGGGCTGCGTACGTGGAATAAGTATTCACCTTATCCAGAGGAAATGAATCGACAATTAACAGGAGTCATGGCTGATCTTCATTTTGCACCGACTGAAGTATCGAAGAAAAATCTATTAGATGAAAATAAAAAATTAGAAACTATTTTTGTCACAGGTAATACTGCGATTGATGCATTAGCTACGACTGTCAGTGAACAGTACACACACCCTGTATTAGAGAAAATTGGTAAGGATCGCATGATTTTATTAACAGCGCATCGTCGTGAAAATCTGGGTGAACCAATGCGTCATATGTTCCGAGCAATTACGAGAATCTTATCAGAGCACGAAGATGTACAAGTGGTGTATCCGGTGCATATGAACCCGGCCGTACGTGAAATTGCCAATGACATTTTAGGGGATCATAAGCGCGTGCATTTAATTGAGCCGCTTGAAGTATTCGATTTCCATAATTTCGCGGCTAACTCTTATATGATACTTACAGATTCAGGTGGTATTCAGGAGGAGGCACCTTCATTAGGGAAACCAGTTCTTGTGCTAAGAGATACTACAGAGCGTCCAGAAGGAATTGCGGCGGGCACTTTAAAGCTAGCAGGGACAGAAGAAGAAACAATCTACGCTCTTGCAAAGGAATTATTAGAAGATACAAATGCCTATGAAACCATGGCAAAAGCATCAAATCCGTATGGTGATGGGCATGCCTCTGAGCGAATTGTAAAAGCCCTCTTAGATTTTTTGTATAAAAGCAATTAA
- a CDS encoding ATP synthase subunit I, producing the protein MLDLHHIFAMQKRALFFLLALCALGWGFTPYQTVFAGIAIGAFFGTYNFWILVRRMEKFDRSISEGKKIGSLGTALRFASGVAAVAIAISLPNYFHLISTVIGLMIPYVFLFVERIVSHVRNR; encoded by the coding sequence ATGCTAGATTTGCATCACATTTTTGCTATGCAGAAGAGAGCGTTATTTTTTTTGCTCGCACTCTGCGCACTAGGCTGGGGCTTTACGCCTTATCAAACGGTTTTTGCGGGCATCGCAATCGGTGCATTCTTTGGTACGTATAATTTTTGGATTTTAGTTCGTCGTATGGAGAAGTTTGACAGGTCCATTAGTGAAGGGAAGAAAATAGGCTCACTTGGTACAGCTCTTCGATTTGCATCAGGTGTGGCGGCAGTCGCTATAGCCATCTCGTTGCCAAACTATTTTCACTTAATTAGCACGGTCATAGGGCTAATGATTCCGTACGTTTTTCTCTTTGTCGAGAGAATTGTGTCTCATGTAAGGAACCGCTAA